Within Sorghum bicolor cultivar BTx623 chromosome 2, Sorghum_bicolor_NCBIv3, whole genome shotgun sequence, the genomic segment AGCTCAATTTTGCAAAACCACGGCATTACTAAATGGAGCTTTGATATGCTAACTTGGTAGCTAAGCACATACTACATAGGCATCAGCAAGTACTGGGTGGGGATTGGGAACAAGATAGACTTACGGTGTACATCTGCTCCACTATCCACTCCTCCATGGCGGCGTCAACCTGCTCAAACAGCGACGGCCACCTCACCTTCGCAGCCTACCATAGCACACCGAGTCAACCAAGAACACACAGTTGCATATTTCACGCATACCAGGCCCGGAAGAAACAAGACCGAGGACGGATGAAGAAGACCTTGACGGCCGAGAGGGAGCTCTCCCCGCAGCTGTCGCACAAGACGCCGTCGAAGTCAAGGGCGTACAGGTCGCCGCCCATCGCGGCGCGCGGGGGCCTCGCCGCCCTTGCTCCTCTCTCAACTCCTCCGGCCGGGGGAATGGACCGAATGAAGTAGGAGCGGACACTTCCTATAGGCAAGGGGAGGCGACCGCCCCAGCTACCCGCGGCCGGTAGACTCCCCACCCACCTCTCCAGACGGCCAGGCGACGGACGCAGGCCGAGGAGACGGACGGCGACCATTGCGTGCGTGAGGCTGACTGGCTGAGGAAGAAGAGGCAGGTGAATGAGTATGGGCTTTTGTGGGCCAGTAACGATGAAGAGAGAAAAGGCGGATGATGGAAGGCCCAGATCACAAAAAAAAACCGAAAAGCTGCAGGTTAGCTTTTTGGGCCATTTGTCTACGAGACATCACAAAACATAGTCTTGGTGGTGAGGAGAGTGCATGGACTACTTTTCGTACTTTTGAGAGAGGAAAAGtaatttttttttcctatttttgctCTCGATCTCTCTCTAGAAAAAGCTCCCGGCCTCATCTAGTAGCACAGATATCACAACAACTGACAGAATAATGCATGCATTTTTCACACATTAAATTGCCTTGGCTATGACAGAATAATTCTTCTTTGGCTATCACAGAATAATTCTTCTATATATATAGGCGGCCAAATGCCACACAACTAAACTAGCACAATAGGTTCCATTGACTTGGCACAGTTAAATTGTCGATTGAGCATGAATTTGCATATGTTACAAACTACAAACTTTTGTAAGTTTCGCCCACCCTGAGTGCTAACATAAgagaaatactccctccgtacctCTAATAGAGGTCGTTTTACAGTTTGAACGAAGTTGAACAAAAGATGTCGTTCTGCTACATGAACGCATCTTTGGACGCCGCTGCCCCTGGCGCTTGGGCTTCCGCACTGTGACGAGTTATTAGCGCCGCGCTCGTTGCATGCACGATTGGCCTCCCATCTGTGTGAGTTAGTAGCGCTCGCCGCTCGCCCTCGCATACCGCAAAATGCAAGcagctaagggcctgtttagatttgaaattttttggtccaaagagaaaaaaaattgtgGAATTGGAGCCTGTGAACTAAACggggccaaaaaattttggcGCAAAAATTTTGGGCTGCAACTGTGCACGCACTCCCATAGAAACCCACCAATGACAACTGCAAATGCATGCAGCCTAAGTTGTGTCAGAAAAAAATTTATCAAACTaaacacctaaaatttttcgcgTGTTCTGACCATAAAAAAATTACCACTTTGgccaaaaaaattcaaatctaaacagggcctaagctaAAAAAAGACAAGTAATCGAACATGTATGCATGCAGCAACACCGCTCGCGCGCCGCAAAACGCAAGCACCTAAGCCAGAAAAAAAGATGAGGAATCGATGAATATGTTGCATGAAGCAACAACGTTATGCATAAATTGCAAAAAAAAGTGAGGTTCACGGCATTCGAACTGTGGACGACATCCACATAGTATGGTGAAGTAGCCACTCCAGCTACAAAAAGTTCTTGTCTACATAACATTCGTACTTGTATTTAATAAGGGCAAACAGAGAAAAATGTTCACTAACTAATGACTCCTTGGTAATCCCCTCATGTCCTAAACGACCTGTATTAGcgatacggagggagtacattgcATGACACTTGCATTTGTTGATCTTAAGGCTTATTCTTGATTAGGACGAATAGCCCttgaaataattttttttgaaaaaaactaAAATCAGAATTATGAGCTAAAATTATGACATAGTTCATAATTTTTGTTGTTTTCTTATGGTAATATATAGAAATTCTAACACTGTGAGAAAATTCTCGTGTGACATTGAGAGACTATTTTTATTTGCACAAAAGCCCTATCTTATTGTTGGATGGATTTTTTTGGTGTAGTAAGGATTATTACTCATCCCTATAAATACATATACATAAACTCTACCCTAAGAATATCTTTAAAGTTTAAACCAGCAAATCTTAAAATTAATAAAGACACCATAAACACCTTGCTATAAAAAAACATCACCTACCATTAAAAATAGAACACCGTTAATCGATTGAAGCATAGATTGTTCGGAACTAGGATTGTGCACGTCCCTTGTGCGGTTGTGCCGTGGCACCATGTCCGAATCACGTCCCTACGTGTGGGGCCCACTGTGACACCCGAATCCATGCTGCCATGCCATCCATAATCATCAGTTATTATTATTAACTATcaaaatatgcccgtgcgttgctacgggagcaAATAGATGTTTGTAGAAAATGAGCACtttgttatatttatttatgtttTATCCTTTGTATTAAATTTGATAATTTTTAAGCTTTTAAAACTGACTTTGAAGGAGACTGTCCATATATAGTTTATATACATTCTCTTAGACTTTTTAGGATTTTTATTTCATGCGCAATGGCACCTTATACTCTCTGGTTGAAAGGAGCCTAATAAACTTTTGAATTATAATTTGTagatttgattttgattttataTAGATTGTATAAGTTTGTGTCAATTTATGCATTGTTCGtgaaaagacaagaagctaACAATATACTTTTTATTGGTAAGCTGAAGTCTATGTAAATCTTGAGATTGATTTTTATTGTGCATTGCAACTGGAGAAAAGCATCAAATGGCCATAGAAAGTTACGACATAATGTTACATTCTACTTATAGTtatgttttttataaaaattaaagtccataatttattttattgataaccataacatctatagtattagatagttaatatttaaaataatatgtagcttggcgacatatttatttaataaaaaaaatagaaattagtcaaaccttCTCTTACTTTAATATTATCTCTTAttataccttagtattatattaaaacatgagaagtttgttggtagctttatttttttatttagattaggatttctatgaaatatgatatatcagttaagtgtatgtagattataaacacatgggttaaatgtatgtagattataaacACATGGACTTATAAAGTGTTtatatgacataacaacacaccatgcaaaggtagtggaagcatcctcaaacataaatttagttaaattagtaaatcagtgagatataaAGGAATTGTGctgaaacttttaccacaaatcaaacATCAAACCTTCTCTTActttaatattacctcttaatataccttagtattatattaaaacatgagaaactTGTTggtagctttatttttttatttagattagaatttctatgaaatatgatatatcagttaaatgtatgtagattataaatacatgggttaaatgtatgtagattataaacatggacttataaagtgttcatatgacataacaacacaccatgcaaaggtagtggaagcatcctcaagtataaatttagttaaattagtaaatcagtgagatataaAGGAAttgtgctaaaacttttaccacaaatcaagcatcacattaaataggctattataaatttttcataataattagagcaagataactacaattttagttttatactaaaaagcataggcaaacaTCTACCAGCAAAAAAAagtatactaaaatttgtgatattttttatttactataTGATCTAAATATGTGGAgcttaaaaaatttgttttgtaatttttagatttttctatgaattactatatatttattaatttttataggagATTTTGCATTAGGAACCCTAGAAAAActtctattcttttttcttcCTCTTCCGGTAGTCTATGTACGGGCTCATTGGCTCATTGTGGATGCGGTAACCGATTGGCTGATAAATTTGCACTTAGACCCATGTACTTTCTTCATTTTTAATATACATTATAGGAGATTTTGTATTGGAAATCCTAGAAAaatttctattcttttttttctcctctACTACAAAGTACCGGAAGCGGACATCGGATAGCCGGGCAGAAAAGGTATGGGCACACTAAAATTTTCTCCTAAATAGGTATAGACTTGACATAGGTCTTATTTAGATACacctaaaaacccaaaactttacaagatttctcatcacatcgaatgttgcggcacatgcatggagtattaaatatagataaaaataaaaactaattacagagtttgtctgtaaattgcgagacgaattttttaagcctagttactctatgattggacaatgtttgttaaataaaaacggaagtgctacagtgtcaaaatccatctAAACAAGCCCATGATAAATAGTTTTAGAGAAAAAGAAGATTAGGTATGTAGTAGTACTGTAATTCGTGATGTAGGAGTAATCGGCTGTCTCCTCCAGCGCCCCACCAAACAAATAACTAAAATTAATTAGTGCAAATCATCACCCAAAAGGGGTGACGGAGGAACACAAAGAAGGAAAGCTCCCATTGCCAAATTGCTGGCTCTGGCTCTGGCTCCTCCCCGCCCCCAACTCAATccccccgcgccgccgccgccgctggcggACCGACCCCGCCTCGCCGGAGAATCCACCAGCGTCGGTTTCACCTCAGGTACCGGCCTTGCTTCTACCCACACCCATCTGGACCTTGTTCGTTCAATCATTGCGTGGCGCTCGCCGTGGCAGCGGCGCGCTTCTTGATCTGTTCTCGGGTTCCCCTCACGGCGCAGGCGGGAATCCTATCCCTGGACGACGAGGGCTTGGGGGTTAGCTAGCCGCCGCTGGTTGTTGGATGCGAGCCTGTATTGGGCATGTCTACTATCAGCTGGCGGGGAGGGCGTTAGGATGGCCGTGTTCCTACTGATTTTGGTGCGGGTTGAATAGTGGGGAGAAAATTCTCGCTTGCCGTAGCTGTTAGCCTGCTACCACCAGGTGGTCTCGTGTGCAGAAGAGATGTTCCATGCTGCTCATTCTCTAAGCGTATACCATAAGAGTCTTAGCAAGTGAAACTCAGGATAACGATAAGCCCATCACAGGATAGGATATCATGGCGTGCCCGTGTCTTTGAATGGTCAGGTAGGAGTGTTAGGACATCCGAGAGTCTTTGTGCAAGAAATTTAGCTAGTTGCCTAGTCTGAGATGATATTCCTGATATGTGCGGGGTTGTTGATTTAGTGTCTCTTGCAACTTGGATCTTGAGTTTTAACTGACATCGTAGATTATCCTGAGATCCTCCAAAGTTAATGCAGATGTCAGTGCTAGCTGTCAGAAGGTTTCACTTAAGACCCTTGCCTGCTGGTGTGATGTAGTCGTGTAGACATAGGCAGAAGAGGAATCATGTGTGATTGCGCTTAGGAATGTTGGAAGGTCAGTTTGATGGACATGTCAGGTGTTGACGTGTTGTTGCAACACAGTCGAGCACAGTTATGGAAAGGTAAGCTGCTGGGATGTGAAGGGAAGTTGGAGAGCACTGTGAAGACATGGATCATAGTGGAGGCACTAATTGCATATAGTGGCATAAGTGAATAAGTACAGGATAGCTTTAAAGCCACAGAATAAGTGAAGCAGTGAACATATGAACCATAATGTGGTGGTGGTGATGGCTGGGGATGGGTCTTTGCTAATTAGCATatgtttttttctctctttctgcCACTAGTTCTACCCTTTTGCTACAAGCTTACAACTGGGAAGCAGCAGTTGTTTTTCGGGACCTAAAACATCCTATGAATGAATTATCTTTGTGGATGAGCATATATTATGAGATGCAttggtacaatatgatgatctGCACTAGCATTCAACTTCTGAATTTTGACATCTAATATCGAGTTTTTGGTGTTTTGATAGGTTTTTATGCATGGCAGATGACAATGACGTCACTGGAGTGTCACCTGTGGCTGATGAATGGGATATGCTATCCCTGACTTCATCAATATATGCTAGCCCGTTATTCCGAAGAGGATTTGATCCAATTAATTTGCCTGGATATGGGGATGTGATTAATATTCAGGAAGGCACACAAACTGGATTAGTTATGTCAGATGGCTTTGTGTTCCCTCCAAGTGAGCATGAAAATTTGCCAATAGAACCAGAGCATGACAATTTGCCAATAGAACCAGAGCATGATGAATCAAATACAAACAGCGATGGAAAGGAAAGTAGTTGTGCTGGAAATAACGATGATGACTGGTGTCATGTATCACCTGAAGAAATTGATGGCATAAGTAATGAAAATCTATCTGACAACAGCAACTTGCCTGCTGCCAGGGAAGCTACTCTACCAGATTCCCAACCCACAGAAATAAATGCTAAGCGAGAGAAAGATCATACGACATGCAAGGCTGACCTTCCTTGTGAAAGATGGTGGAAAAGGAAAACCACTTATCTATTTCATCATATAAAAGGAGTGACTACAGTCTGCTCAGTTGTGGCAGCTGGTGCTGTTGTTGGTTTTGTTGTAATGGGTCAGAGGTGGCAGCAGGACCATTGGCACCTTCATCAATTTAAGTTCAGTGTCAGTGGTGAGGTATGCCATCTATCTTTATCTGGAGAAGCTTTGCTAGGAGTGTCTTTTATATTTCCATTACTCGTATTTCTTGTATGTTTGTAATCTATTTGGCCATGCTGATAGATAAAGCTGAAATTTATAAACTTAAAGGTACATTATGAAATACTGGTGATAAATGACCACACAAGGATTCATGTGCCTGTATTTAGTTCAAAGTGATGGATAGCAACTCCAAAGTCAACCTATTTTGGATGTTTGCATTTTGCAGTTTTTATGATTACTAGACCTAGTTCATTTTGACGAATATGCTTGTCACCAAGTTGTTCTGTTCTGTAATTTTGCTTCTGATTGTGGAACATACACTCCTCTTGAGCTAATTGTCCTCTTGACAAAAATTCATGTACTCAAATTTGCTGAACACTAGTTTTCCAGTCTGAACATTCCACAGCTTGCTCCTATTTCATTCAAGTCTTGAACATTCCACAGCTTGCTCCCATTTCATTCAAGTCTGTTTCATTGACAACTGTTGTGTTCTCTAGAACGTTTTGTTGAATACACATCCCCTCTTGACAGTACTAGGCTCGCTTACCAGATGTTGATTGATCTGTTCATTTAACTGATGAGAGAGAATAAAATCTTTTGCACCAAGTTGTTATTTTGACCTTGAGGATTTTGTACCTTTTCCTAGACCTCTGTTTTGAACTGGATGTATTGCTTCCTCAGTTCCTCTTGGACCTAAACTCATTTTAAGACTTTTCTAGTCAAATCATAGTTGACAATGTAATCTTATTTTTGCCAAGTAACACATTTGTGTCTCTATATGAAATTGGGCTTTTTACTGCATGGGAATTGCTGTAACTTTTAAGCGAATTAATTTTGTTTCTGGTAACCAACTAATCATATGGTTCACTGATGTTCACTCCGACAGAGCATGAGTCGAGTCATTGGAGCATTCAGTCGTTTGAAGGATGGGCTTCCCGGGAGTGAGCAGCTAAGGTCTCTGCTGCCGACTCGCGTACTCCCGCAACAGCCACTGAGCGCTTGAGCACAGGCACCAAATTTTGGTGGCAGGGACTGCTTCTAGTGGCAATTTTTGTTGCTTATATTATATATGATTTTGAGACAGTTCATTCTTTTCTTGTGCTACTTTATTTTATCTTACTGTAAATTAGATCGAGATTTTCATGGTGCTGGAATATTATTATCTTTAGTACGTAGCAACTGTAAAGTACATGGTGGAAACACAGGGGGCACAGCAACAATATGTGTAATTCTGTATCCTGTCTTGCTACATTGTTGCATTACAAACCTGTTTTACTTTTTCTATCTCAATAGCACGCGCTTGTATTTTGGTTTGTTCGTGCACTAAAGCTTGTGAAGCTTCATGTCCAGTGGTGACAATTTCGAATTTCATAGTTCCAAATTTtaatataactccaaattattatttttttctctctccaaTGTGCAGGAGAGTTGTGTAGCTTTTTTGTATCAGAGAGAATAAGAGGTGAAGAGCCCCAAACAAAGCAGCACTTCAATGTCTAGAAGGCCGTATAAGGttgcaaaataaaaatacaatCAGGATTAATCTCACGTAACAAAAACAAGCACCACCTCAAGTCCTCAACAGGGCTTGGTCTGTTACTACACCTTAGTATATGTATGTAGTATAGTTGGTGGGTACTCATTACTCATTCAAACTTTTACCTATCTCATTTGAGTAGGGTCAGATAAATTCTTTTTAATAGAAAATAGTAGGATAGCATGAGGTATCCGACGAATcagatactccctccatactcttAGTTTAtatgtttgaccaaaacttTATTCAAAACGGCTTTCTTTATAGGTATGGAAGGAATATTATAGTAATCTACATGACGTATCGACTGGGTTACCTGTAACAAATGTTACTCCCTCTGTTCTAAATTGTAAGttgttttagcttttctagattcacattgttcgcttgagcttatcagccgaatctgccagccattcaacagtgtttttctcaaacaataaatcagccaacggtACTTTCTGCCATGATTTATGAGCCAAACATAGTATttgtaatttagaatggagtagTAGTTAATTTTACTAAAATTTTAAACTAAGATTGTTAGATTTTGAATTCTAagtctaatttttttttgtgagCCAACATGTATATCTAGCCATACTAATGTGCACGAAGTAGCCATCCATTATAATGAGTCATCTGCAACTAATTTTAGTCAATTTTGCAAATTTGTAAGGTTTGAGTATGGATTTTTAAATTTTAGAGTTTAACTTTT encodes:
- the LOC8057933 gene encoding ATG8-interacting protein 1, whose protein sequence is MADDNDVTGVSPVADEWDMLSLTSSIYASPLFRRGFDPINLPGYGDVINIQEGTQTGLVMSDGFVFPPSEHENLPIEPEHDNLPIEPEHDESNTNSDGKESSCAGNNDDDWCHVSPEEIDGISNENLSDNSNLPAAREATLPDSQPTEINAKREKDHTTCKADLPCERWWKRKTTYLFHHIKGVTTVCSVVAAGAVVGFVVMGQRWQQDHWHLHQFKFSVSGESMSRVIGAFSRLKDGLPGSEQLRSLLPTRVLPQQPLSA